The Faecalibaculum rodentium genome segment CTCGGATTCATACTGCGTGGAGACACCCGCAAGGAACTTCTGTTCCGCTTCCGGGATGCCCAGCCTGTCGAAGGTTTCCCGGATGGTTTCCGGTACGTCTTCCCAGTCGCTGCTCTGCCTGTCGGAGGGCTTGATGTAGTAGGTGAATTCGTCAAAATCGATGTCATTGAGGTTCGGGCCCCAGGTGGGGTTCGGGAGTTCCCGGAACTTGTGGTAGGCCTTTAAGCGCAGATCCAGCATCCACTCCGGTTCGTGTTTCATGGCCGAAATGTCCCGGATCGTCTGTTCGGTCAGGCCCTTGCCGGTGTTGTAGACCGTTACATCCTCGTCATGGAAGCCGTATTTGTACTCTGAACCCGGCAGGTTTGCATCACTCATTGCCTGTGGCCTCCTTGTCCTTTGCCGGATCGCCCGGCTTTCTGTAGTCATCCAGGATTTCCTCCATGGCATTCCAGCCAATGGTGGCACACTTGATGCGGTTTGCCTGCTTTCCCACGGTGGAAAAGGCAATGGCTTCCTCCAGGATGTCATCGTCATAGTCTTTCTGGTCGATCATTTTCCGGTAGTTGTCAATGATCTGCTGTGCCTCTTCCACGGTCTTCCCCTTGACCAGTTCACAGAGAATGTCTGTGCTGGCGGTGGAAATCGTGCAGGCCACGCCGTCGAAATCCGCATCCTG includes the following:
- the sufU gene encoding Fe-S cluster assembly sulfur transfer protein SufU, with the translated sequence MSSIDPKYLREIIMDHYQYPRNKKLTESQDYDSKHMASESCIDDITVQAKIKDGVIQDADFDGVACTISTASTDILCELVKGKTVEEAQQIIDNYRKMIDQKDYDDDILEEAIAFSTVGKQANRIKCATIGWNAMEEILDDYRKPGDPAKDKEATGNE